In Paenibacillus sp. J23TS9, a single genomic region encodes these proteins:
- a CDS encoding MFS transporter, whose product MKWNRSYWGFCLFFFVHYFGFSSVMSLFGIWLGQAVGLDGTEKGIVFAINSLGTLCFHLLYGYISDKIGLRKHLLAIIIGLLVLAGPYFQFVYGPLLHSNIWLGALAGSIYMGATFSSGNAAMESFIEKISRLRAFEYGKARMFGSLGWAVATFFAGQTFNLNPNWNFWICTCTATILAFLLFRTKLPIATDTEEGNEASAKSSEPIRFTDIKRLAQNPKFWAFVMYIVGVMCLVPVYDQQFPVYFSSLFESSGTGNRMYGYLNSVQVFAEALCMFLAPALINKIGPKRGLLLGGMLMFIRIFVSGIVDGPLEVGATKLIQAFELPVMLISIFKYIRMHFDLRVSSTMYLVGYQFTGALGGSVMSPIAGRLYDNIGFSHTYLWMAGYVLLFTLIAVFTLSDNVKELAQGILYRASSETVTKR is encoded by the coding sequence ATGAAATGGAACCGGTCATACTGGGGATTCTGTCTTTTCTTCTTTGTTCATTATTTCGGCTTTTCGTCGGTCATGTCCTTATTCGGTATATGGCTGGGACAGGCCGTGGGGCTCGATGGCACGGAAAAAGGGATCGTATTTGCGATCAATTCGCTCGGGACGTTGTGCTTCCACCTGCTGTATGGCTATATTTCGGATAAAATAGGTCTGCGAAAGCATCTGTTAGCGATCATCATCGGACTGCTCGTGCTTGCCGGGCCTTATTTTCAATTTGTTTACGGTCCGCTGCTTCACAGCAATATATGGCTGGGCGCTTTGGCAGGCAGCATCTACATGGGAGCCACCTTCAGCTCGGGTAATGCGGCGATGGAATCCTTTATCGAGAAGATCAGCAGGCTAAGAGCCTTTGAATACGGCAAGGCAAGAATGTTCGGATCGCTGGGCTGGGCGGTCGCTACGTTTTTTGCTGGCCAGACCTTCAATCTCAATCCCAATTGGAATTTTTGGATATGCACTTGCACGGCCACCATACTTGCCTTTTTACTGTTCAGGACTAAACTTCCGATTGCTACAGATACAGAAGAAGGAAATGAAGCATCAGCCAAATCCTCCGAACCGATCCGATTTACCGATATAAAGCGCTTGGCTCAGAATCCGAAGTTCTGGGCATTCGTTATGTACATCGTCGGTGTGATGTGTCTGGTTCCGGTATATGATCAGCAGTTTCCGGTCTATTTTTCCTCTTTGTTTGAATCCAGTGGAACCGGGAACCGTATGTATGGCTATTTAAACAGTGTGCAGGTATTTGCGGAAGCGCTATGTATGTTTCTTGCACCTGCCCTGATCAACAAAATAGGCCCCAAAAGGGGCCTGCTGCTTGGAGGGATGCTCATGTTCATCCGCATCTTTGTATCAGGGATTGTTGATGGGCCGCTGGAGGTCGGAGCTACCAAGCTGATTCAGGCTTTTGAGCTCCCCGTGATGCTGATTTCCATTTTCAAATACATCCGGATGCACTTCGATTTGCGGGTTTCATCCACCATGTATCTAGTCGGCTATCAGTTTACCGGCGCTCTCGGGGGTTCGGTCATGTCCCCGATTGCCGGAAGACTGTATGATAATATCGGATTTTCACATACCTATCTGTGGATGGCAGGATATGTACTGCTGTTCACACTAATTGCTGTATTCACACTTTCCGACAATGTGAAGGAATTAGCTCAAGGGATATTGTACCGGGCCAGCTCGGAAACAGTGACAAAACGGTAG
- a CDS encoding sensor histidine kinase: MSYKQIKWMILFVPTLTVGLWEYLRHTLLMPYISMEAGNFLTPVFVFLISMTLLSQLFSRLEQVQEELNKERAENAALAARDLLARELHDGIAQSLFLLSVKMDRAEIRQKGAQEQSDFKEMRKLVHEVNRYARQAIANLRFPAQTDEKLYEDSLKSRIEHTAKEAFLHPVIIWSIPDESFNAKEKVELLACIREALLNIQKHAHAEQVSVTGSGDEFAWTVRIDDNGRGTELDPFQMKDRYGLRIMKERAGELHWQVNFISLQRGSRVEIRKGADIS; this comes from the coding sequence ATGTCATATAAGCAAATTAAATGGATGATATTATTTGTTCCCACCTTGACGGTAGGGTTATGGGAATATTTGCGGCATACGCTGCTCATGCCATATATATCGATGGAAGCAGGGAATTTTTTGACGCCGGTGTTCGTATTTCTGATCAGTATGACGCTGTTAAGCCAGTTGTTTAGCAGACTGGAGCAGGTACAGGAGGAGCTGAATAAAGAACGGGCCGAGAACGCGGCATTAGCCGCCAGGGACTTGCTGGCTCGAGAGCTGCATGATGGCATTGCACAGTCGCTGTTTCTTCTTTCGGTTAAGATGGACCGTGCAGAAATTCGCCAGAAGGGTGCGCAGGAGCAATCAGACTTTAAGGAGATGCGGAAGCTGGTCCATGAGGTCAACAGGTATGCAAGACAGGCTATTGCGAATCTGCGGTTCCCGGCGCAAACAGATGAGAAGCTGTATGAGGATTCTCTAAAATCGAGGATTGAGCATACGGCAAAGGAAGCGTTCCTTCATCCGGTCATCATATGGTCCATTCCTGACGAATCTTTTAACGCCAAGGAAAAGGTGGAGCTGCTCGCATGCATCCGCGAAGCGCTGCTCAATATTCAAAAGCATGCCCACGCAGAACAAGTCTCGGTGACCGGCAGTGGAGATGAATTCGCTTGGACCGTACGGATTGATGATAACGGAAGAGGCACAGAGCTTGATCCTTTTCAGATGAAGGACAGATACGGTCTCCGGATTATGAAAGAACGGGCAGGGGAGCTGCATTGGCAGGTTAATTTTATCTCCTTGCAGCGGGGAAGCAGAGTTGAAATTCGAAAAGGGGCTGATATATCGTGA
- a CDS encoding polysaccharide deacetylase family protein: MHIYIRRSLLTACAAILAMEILSPAAAAAPSGNKGREYYEQRGDVIWEIPNKEKVIALTFDDGPDPDETTHILDLLKKYDAKATFFVVGKQVEKNPELARREVAEGHELGNHTYDHAYFNRRSSVESISSQLSRTQDAIFKATGKRSYLFRPPGGYYSDRMIETCKKEGYLVVMWSWHQDTWDWNRPGVRKIVNKVLGNARNGDIVLMHDHVEGKSQTIDALKEILPELKKRGYRFVTVSELARYNIP; this comes from the coding sequence ATGCATATTTACATACGTCGTTCCCTGCTGACCGCATGTGCTGCCATCCTGGCTATGGAGATCCTCTCCCCCGCTGCCGCTGCAGCTCCTTCCGGGAATAAAGGGCGGGAATATTATGAGCAGCGCGGGGATGTAATTTGGGAGATACCGAATAAAGAAAAGGTTATTGCGCTTACGTTTGATGATGGACCAGACCCGGATGAAACCACGCATATTCTGGATTTGCTTAAAAAATATGATGCAAAAGCAACCTTTTTCGTTGTCGGAAAACAGGTGGAGAAAAATCCGGAGCTTGCGCGCAGAGAGGTAGCCGAAGGACATGAGCTGGGAAATCATACCTATGATCATGCCTACTTCAACCGCAGAAGCTCCGTAGAAAGCATCTCCAGCCAGCTTAGCCGGACGCAGGATGCCATTTTCAAAGCAACGGGAAAAAGGTCTTATCTGTTCCGTCCGCCGGGTGGTTACTACAGCGATCGGATGATAGAGACCTGCAAAAAGGAAGGATATTTGGTGGTCATGTGGTCCTGGCATCAGGATACCTGGGACTGGAACCGGCCTGGCGTCCGGAAAATTGTCAATAAAGTACTAGGTAATGCACGGAATGGCGATATCGTTCTGATGCATGATCATGTTGAAGGAAAATCCCAAACCATTGATGCCTTAAAAGAAATATTGCCGGAGCTGAAAAAAAGAGGCTACCGTTTTGTCACTGTTTCCGAGCTGGCCCGGTACAATATCCCTTGA
- a CDS encoding YfiT family bacillithiol transferase: MSSDLRYPIGEFTAFETISPADRSYWIDQLRALPSQVREAVNSLNDEQLDTPYRPDGWTVRQVVHHLADSHMNSLLRIKLALTEDEPVIKPYEEALWANLADSTAPAPEVSLKMLDGIHARMVLLFRHMKEKDWQRSYVHPVNGKTSLDRHLGLYAWHGRHHLAHITSLSRRMDW; this comes from the coding sequence ATGAGTTCAGATTTACGTTACCCGATCGGAGAATTTACAGCATTTGAAACCATCAGCCCGGCCGACCGCAGCTATTGGATTGATCAGCTTCGTGCGCTTCCATCTCAAGTCAGAGAAGCCGTTAACAGCTTAAATGATGAACAACTGGACACTCCTTACCGCCCGGATGGCTGGACAGTGCGTCAAGTCGTGCATCATCTTGCGGACAGCCATATGAATTCACTACTGCGGATCAAGCTGGCACTGACCGAAGATGAACCTGTGATCAAGCCTTATGAAGAAGCATTATGGGCTAACCTAGCCGATTCAACTGCCCCTGCACCGGAGGTTTCGCTTAAAATGCTGGACGGTATCCATGCGCGTATGGTGCTTCTGTTTAGACATATGAAGGAAAAGGATTGGCAGCGGAGCTATGTGCATCCGGTGAATGGCAAAACCAGCCTTGACCGTCATCTTGGACTTTATGCCTGGCATGGACGCCATCATCTCGCACATATCACCTCGCTTAGCCGCCGGATGGATTGGTAA